One Nematostella vectensis chromosome 10, jaNemVect1.1, whole genome shotgun sequence genomic window carries:
- the LOC116616303 gene encoding uncharacterized protein LOC116616303, with protein sequence MSAVPSVGVSGASALSVNGVRPVGVSCVRPVGVSCVRPVGVIGVRPVGVSGASAVGVSGASAVGVSGASAVGVIGVRPVGVSGASAVGVSGVTPVYMYAVPSVSVSTVSTVMSDMETNVLYMEYNPQNLIFRDWLGSLVIPTPLDSLSQVKVVLENGARNCPPLKKLTKKMRLFYQRATKSTIYSQGVKKKDDYRKYFHRKINRCDAATNLLMT encoded by the exons ATGTCTGCAGTGCCATCTGTAGGTGTTAGTGGTGCAAGTGCTCTAAGTGTTAATGGTGTTAGACCTGTAGGTGTTAGTTGTGTTAGACCTGTAGGTGTTAGTTGTGTTAGACCTGTTGGTGTAATTGGTGTTAGACCTGTAGGTGTTAGTGGTGCAAGTGCTGTAGGTGTTAGTGGTGCAAGTGCTGTTGGTGTTAGTGGTGCAAGTGCTGTAGGTGTAATTGGTGTTAGACCTGTAGGTGTTAGTGGTGCAAGTGCTGTTGGTGTTAGTGGTGTTACACCTGTTTACATGTATGCTGTCCCGTCCGTCAGTGTGAGTACTGTGAGTACTGTTATGAGTGACATGGAAACTAATGTATTGTACATGGAGTACAACCCTCAAAATCTTATTTTTCGGGATTGGCTTGGCTCCCTTGTAATACCAACTCCATTAGACTCGTTATCGCAAGTAAAAGTGGTCTTGGAAAATGGTGCCCGCAACTGCCCTCCACTGAAgaaattgacaaagaaaatgaGATTATTTTATCAACGGGCCACCAAATCGACTATTTATAGTCAGG gagttaaaaaaaaagacgacTACCGCAAGTACTTCCATCGGAAGATAAACCGATGTGACGCAGCCACAAACCTTTTGATGACATAG